A single window of Oncorhynchus masou masou isolate Uvic2021 unplaced genomic scaffold, UVic_Omas_1.1 unplaced_scaffold_1359, whole genome shotgun sequence DNA harbors:
- the LOC135530511 gene encoding 11-beta-hydroxysteroid dehydrogenase type 2-like, with translation MSLSLCLSLYLSLSLSFSLSLSLSLPPGEQPFPCLAAYGASKAALNLFINTLRHEMEPWGVKVSTILPSSYKTGQSGNQEYWESQYKSLIHNLSAGLLEEYGEDYTHETKELFQHFAQSANEDLSPVINTISEALLSPRPLVRYYAGPGVGLMYFVYSYFPLSLSDKFLQRLFVQKKIIPRALRKENNNNNNNNNNNNNMEKIKK, from the exons atgtctctgtctctctgtctctctctctatctctctctctctctctctttctctctctctctctccctctctctccctccaggagaGCAGCCATTCCCCTGTCTAGCAGCGTACGGAGCCTCCAAGGCAGCTCTCAACCTGTTCATCAACACACTGCGCCACGAAATGGAACCCTGGGGGGTCAAAGTGTCCACCATACTGCCATCCTCATACAAGACAG GTCAGTCTGGTAACCAGGAGTACTGGGAGAGTCAGTACAAGAGCCTGATCCACAACCTGTCCGCAGGCCTGCTGGAGGAGTACGGGGAAGACTACACACACGAGACCAAGGAGCTCTTCCAACACTTCGCCCAGTCGGCTAACGAGGACCTGTCACCAGTCATCAACACCATCAGCGAGGCGCTGCTCTCCCCCCGGCCCCTGGTCCGATACTACGCTGGGCCCGGCGTGGGCCTCATGTACTTCGTTTATAGTTATTTCCCTCTGAGTCTCTCAGACAAGTTCCTCCAGAGACTATTTGTCCAGAAGAAGATCATCCCACGAGCGCTGAGGaaagagaacaacaacaacaacaacaacaacaacaacaacaacaacatggagaAGATAAAGAAGTAA